The following coding sequences lie in one Thermosulfuriphilus ammonigenes genomic window:
- a CDS encoding FKBP-type peptidyl-prolyl cis-trans isomerase codes for MKKVKLGDTVSIHCTGRLEDGQIFENTEGGEPFEFEVGSPEIIPGLSEAVLGMSEGEEKEVILPPEKAYGPRDERLIREIPLNALSENIKPELGMVLGLVVETESGQMQIPGQVINVGEESFTLDLNPPLAGKTLHFKIRLVKIHDEPSMIIQP; via the coding sequence ATGAAAAAGGTCAAGCTTGGTGACACGGTAAGTATCCATTGTACAGGACGTCTCGAAGATGGACAGATCTTCGAGAATACCGAGGGAGGAGAGCCCTTTGAGTTTGAGGTGGGCTCCCCAGAGATTATCCCTGGCCTCTCGGAGGCGGTTCTGGGCATGAGTGAGGGGGAGGAAAAAGAGGTTATCCTTCCTCCTGAAAAGGCCTATGGCCCTCGAGATGAAAGACTTATCCGAGAAATCCCCCTGAATGCCTTAAGTGAAAACATAAAACCCGAACTGGGAATGGTTCTCGGTTTGGTGGTGGAGACCGAGTCCGGTCAGATGCAAATTCCCGGTCAGGTGATAAATGTCGGCGAAGAGAGCTTTACCCTGGATCTTAACCCTCCGCTAGCTGGAAAGACCCTCCACTTCAAAATTCGTCTGGTAAAAATCCATGATGAACCATCGATGATTATCCAGCCTTAA
- a CDS encoding cytochrome c3 family protein, whose amino-acid sequence MSAKAIIFTFCLLVFVFFGSSKSEARVSGICSDCHTMHNSQGGSLVSSSVNPYLLNDDCVGCHTGTNTAGGKIPKVYDPTGPVYGNNTLAGGNFYWVLQDATKGHNCLSIPGMSADPNLNDAPGHHGPGSPVNCSVCHSWNVYPPGASGDCASCHSRISSCESCHKPAHHADDSATVVGESGGWYRFLVSSNHPDSLLGVKGIEDPDWEFTVSPSDHNEYNGCANADGRPDNSISHFCGGCHGYFHGTHNSADGNGQSPWLRHPSSIPLPSSGEYALYNTQDGVTVGPYNPLAPVARNPATLSGMSGPTSVVTPGSDQVMCLSCHRAHGSPYPDMLRWDYSSCSSGVANSQCGCFVCHTTKD is encoded by the coding sequence ATGTCAGCTAAGGCCATCATTTTTACCTTCTGTTTGTTAGTATTTGTATTTTTTGGTAGCAGTAAATCTGAGGCTCGTGTATCTGGTATCTGCTCTGATTGCCACACTATGCATAACTCTCAAGGTGGAAGTCTAGTCTCTAGTTCGGTAAATCCCTACTTATTAAATGATGATTGTGTTGGATGCCATACGGGAACCAATACTGCTGGGGGTAAAATTCCCAAAGTCTATGATCCTACAGGTCCTGTTTACGGGAACAATACTCTGGCGGGGGGTAACTTTTATTGGGTTCTCCAGGATGCCACCAAAGGGCATAATTGTTTATCCATTCCGGGAATGTCTGCTGACCCTAACCTCAACGATGCTCCTGGCCATCATGGCCCTGGGAGTCCGGTTAACTGTTCTGTTTGTCATAGCTGGAACGTCTATCCACCGGGGGCAAGTGGTGACTGCGCCTCCTGTCATAGCCGGATCTCTTCCTGTGAAAGCTGCCATAAACCGGCTCACCACGCAGATGATTCGGCTACTGTGGTAGGAGAATCTGGCGGTTGGTACCGCTTCCTTGTCTCCAGTAACCATCCTGATAGCCTTTTGGGAGTCAAAGGGATAGAGGACCCAGACTGGGAATTTACCGTAAGCCCTTCGGATCACAATGAATACAATGGTTGCGCTAATGCCGATGGGCGACCAGATAACTCTATCAGCCACTTCTGTGGTGGCTGCCATGGCTACTTCCATGGTACTCATAACTCTGCCGATGGCAATGGTCAGTCCCCCTGGCTGAGACATCCAAGCAGCATCCCGCTTCCCTCTTCTGGTGAATATGCTCTCTACAACACTCAAGACGGTGTAACTGTAGGGCCTTACAACCCCTTGGCTCCGGTAGCTCGGAATCCGGCTACCCTTTCAGGAATGAGTGGTCCGACGTCGGTGGTTACTCCTGGGAGTGATCAAGTAATGTGTCTTTCCTGTCATCGAGCCCACGGCAGTCCTTATCCGGATATGTTGCGTTGGGATTATTCCTCCTGTAGCTCGGGGGTGGCCAATTCCCAGTGCGGCTGTTTTGTCTGTCACACCACTAAAGATTAA